Proteins encoded together in one Juglans regia cultivar Chandler chromosome 9, Walnut 2.0, whole genome shotgun sequence window:
- the LOC118349417 gene encoding uncharacterized protein LOC118349417 — MGTNKERIEHLEAGLGEVQEGLHRMELGMADRLRHVEETLNRLSDVLLANQEPPNQGIQNREGHNGGRLVVSSKTAKLEFPRFSGDDPTEWFNRVNQFFEFQNTPDNQKVTLASYHLEGEANQWWQWIRRTFQEEGRILSWIDFEEELWARFGPSDCEDFDEALSRIRQTGSLRDYQREFEQLGNRVKGWTQKALVGTFMGGLKTEVSDGIRMFKPQTLKDAIRFARMRDDQLMRQRRFLRPAPPLRAPLALPPANRAAPVALVRRLSWEEMQRRRLQGLCFNCNECFTTGHKCQGPRILLLESCEDNDNLVCDDVTDEQTIKENHEGAPEPEITLHALTGWTAPKTMRIAAKIRNHEVIVLIDSGSTHNFISEHMANLLRLPVIPTESFTVRVANGEKLKCQGRFEEVPINLHDTKFSLTLYSLPLTGLDMVLGIQWLETLGSVVCDWRKLTMEFTWKNQTKKLVGIDGQNIQAASIEELTKGIRPSHALFAVCLQVAHTELQQNIHPSFRELLQEFSDLFIEPSSLPPTREVDHSITLKEGIEPINVRPYKYAHYQKNEIEKQVQDMLQVGLVRTSTSPFSSPVLLVKKKDKLAILHRLSRAQRRNH, encoded by the coding sequence atgggaaccaataaagagagaattgaaCATCTGGAGGCTGGACTCGGTGAAGTTCAAGAAGGGCTACACCGGATGGAGCTGGGCATGGCGGATCGACTGCGGCATGTCGAAGAGACTCTTAACCGTCTCTCTGATGTGCTCCTTGCCAACCAAGAACCTCCAAACCAAGGTATTCAAAACCGTGAAGGTCACAATGGGGGACGACTTGTGGTATCCTCCAAAACGGCAAAATTAGAATTTCCTCGATTTTCAGGAGATGATCCAACGGAGTGGTTCAACCGTGTGAACCAGTTTTTTGAGTTCCAAAACACTCCCGACAACCAAAAGGTTACGTTAGCATCTTACCATTTGGAAGGAGAAGCCAACCAGTGGTGGCAATGGATTCGCAGGACGTTTCAAGAGGAAGGTCGAATTCTTTcatggattgattttgaagaGGAACTATGGGCGCGCTTTGGGCCATCGGACTGCGAAGACTTTGACGAGGCTTTGTCCCGAATTCGGCAGACGGGTTCCCTGCGTGATTACCAACGGGAATTCGAGCAATTAGGCAACCGGGTCAAAGGTTGGACACAGAAGGCTCTGGTGGGCACCTTCATGGGTGGTTTGAAGACAGAAGTTTCAGATGGAATCCGTATGTTTAAACCACAGACTTTGAAAGATGCTATCCGTTTCGCAAGGATGAGAGATGATCAACTAATGAGACAAAGGAGGTTCTTGCGACCTGCACCACCATTACGAGCTCCCCTAGCTCTTCCACCAGCAAATCGGGCAGCACCTGTCGCTCTAGTGCGACGACTGAGTTGGGAGGAAATGCAGCGACGACGTCTCCAAGGTTTATGTTTCAATTGTAATGAATGTTTTACTACAGGTCATAAATGTCAAGGCCCACGGATACTCCTGTTGGAAAGTTGTGAGGATAATGACAACTTGGTGTGCGATGATGTCACCGACGAacaaacaattaaagaaaaccACGAAGGAGCTCCAGAACCAGAAATTACACTGCATGCATTAACGGGATGGACAGCTCCCAAAACCATGCGAATCGCTGCCAAAATTCGCAACCACGAGGTTATCGTATTAATCGATAGCGGATCAACTCACAACTTCATTAGTGAGCATATGGCCAATCTGCTGCGTCTTCCAGTGATACCTACGGAAAGCTTCACGGTCCGAGTAGCCAATGGAGAAAAGCTTAAATGCCAAGGGAGGTTTGAGGAGGTACCAATCAATTTACATGACACCAAATTTTCATTAACACTATATTCCTTACCACTCACAGGATTAGACATGGTTTTGGGTATTCAATGGCTTGAAACTCTTGGTTCTGTGGTGTGCGATTGGAGAAAATTAACTATGGAATTCACATGGAAGAACCAGACCAAGAAGTTGGTGGGCATCGACGGGCAAAATATTCAAGCAGCATCAATTGAAGAGCTAACCAAGGGAATTCGTCCTAGCCATGCTCTGTTCGCAGTGTGCCTCCAGGTTGCCCATACGGAACTGCAACAGAACATTCATCCAAGTTTCCGTGAGTTATTGCAGGAGTTCTCAGACTTGTTCATTGAACCTTCGAGCTTACCACCAACAAGAGAGGTTGATCACAGCATCACCCTCAAGGAAGGGATCGAACCAATTAATGTGCGGCCTTACAAATATGcacattatcaaaaaaatgagattgaaaAACAAGTCCAAGACATGCTGCAAGTCGGGCTTGTGCGAACCAGCACTAGCCCCTTCTCCTCACCCGTATTACTGGTAAAGAAGAAAGACAAACTGGCGATTCTGCACAGATTATCGCGCGCTCAACGCCGCAACCATTAA